ATTTGGGTTGGTGAATACGGATCCTGTCTAATGCTGGACAGCACATCTGGCGAAGGCGTTTGCTCACGAAGGGCATTCATATTGAGATGAATTCCTTCCATCTTGAATTCATCTACCCACCGAAGCTCTTCGAGGCTGCCGGTGAAGTGAATGAGGTGAAGTAAAACGCCTAGGCGACGCATGCGTAGCAATCCTTCTGTGCATGCGCTAGCAAGATCAGGTTCGGGAAGTGATTGAATGCCTAGCGCAACCAATCCAACTGGCAAACGAGAATTCAATATTAAGTCGCTTAATGCATCAACATATTCGCTGGAAGCAATTGCATGCGCGGGAACAGGCAAAATTCCGGGAATGAAACGACCGCTACGATGCCAGTAAGAGATCGTATCTAGCCCCTCCATGAATAAGCGGAGCAATTGCGTGTCGGAGGCCTGAAGAAGTGTTCTGAATAAAGATCCTGTCAGTTTTGTGCCTTTGTTATTAAAAATAGGTTCATGACTAATCGCTTGTCGTTTGGACCAGGATTGATGTTCTTCAAGGGCTTGGCTATTCAGGCCAAGCCAGGGTGCGCCACAGGCGTCTCGTACTTCCTGGAAGGGTTT
This DNA window, taken from Polynucleobacter sp. MWH-UH25E, encodes the following:
- a CDS encoding diguanylate phosphodiesterase — translated: MSPKSRLYTLVKAWKNKPFQEVRDACGAPWLGLNSQALEEHQSWSKRQAISHEPIFNNKGTKLTGSLFRTLLQASDTQLLRLFMEGLDTISYWHRSGRFIPGILPVPAHAIASSEYVDALSDLILNSRLPVGLVALGIQSLPEPDLASACTEGLLRMRRLGVLLHLIHFTGSLEELRWVDEFKMEGIHLNMNALREQTPSPDVLSSIRQDPYSPTQIYASNMTLVRDLENATAWQIDHCYGGLMMPPISRHQMLQINDSRIAKAIFSLHPHQHLNRNGDK